In Heterodontus francisci isolate sHetFra1 chromosome 48, sHetFra1.hap1, whole genome shotgun sequence, a single window of DNA contains:
- the LOC137357496 gene encoding putative nuclease HARBI1, with translation MLSREAITGLCAMLQDVLRPIGFRVILSHGPEDYCALNFYMSGSFQGCTRDMCGVSQAVAHCCIKEVTNALFKRAGDYVHYRIDPDSQAERAIEFEAIVGFPQVQGVIGCMHVAIEAPTDQPATFIEWGFHSINVQLVCDHRKHFLQVCSLFLGSSHDAYILRQSQVPQLSRPPARLQGWMLGEKGYALKSWLLRPAINPCTAVEEKYNTCHGSTPASIERPLGC, from the coding sequence atgctctccagggaggccatcactggcttatgcgccatgctgcaggatgtgTTACGACCTATAGGTTTCAGGGTCATACTAAGCCAtggccctgaagattactgtgCACTCAACTTTTATATGTCTGGATCTTTCCAAGGatgcaccagggacatgtgtggggtctcccaggcagtagcccactgctgcatcaaggaggtgaccaatgcactgttcaagagggccggtgactatgtgcactatcggattgaccctgacagtcaggctgagagggccatcgaaTTCGAGGCCATcgttggatttccccaggtgcaaggtgtgataggttgcatgcatgtggccatcgaggctcccacggaccagccagctACCTTCATTGAatggggcttccattccatcaatgttcaactggtctgcgaccaccgaaagcatttcctgcaggtgtgttcccTCTtcttgggaagcagccatgatgcctacatactccgacagtcccaggtgccacagctttccaggccccctgctcgccttcagggatggatgctCGGGGAAAAAGGCTACGCATTGAAGTCATGGCTACTCAGGCCTGCGATAAACCCTTGCACTGCAGTGGAGGAGaaatacaacacttgccatggctccaccccagCGAGCATCGagcggccattgggctgctga